Proteins encoded in a region of the Tripterygium wilfordii isolate XIE 37 chromosome 21, ASM1340144v1, whole genome shotgun sequence genome:
- the LOC119989071 gene encoding U-box domain-containing protein 8: MACQFPDDFKCPISLEIMTDPVILTSGHTFDRPSIQRWLNAGHRTCPITNLPLPEQPSLIPNHALRSLISNYILVSPLKSQPDQPSPTYSRPRLEPRELISSLTSRSSSSETKLDSLAQLNRLSKRDPAIRRHLTESGAVSAVLRCVNSPEQALGEKALSLLLNLSLDDDNKVGLVAEGAIGRVVAALKSGSPDCRAIASTILTSLAVVEVNKATIGAYPDAIRNLVRIIKYGEGREVKEAATALYTICSFPDNRRRALDCGAVPILFQIAELGLERAVEVLGVLAKSKEGREEMGRIDGCVGILVKVLKNGSARGVQCALLTLDFLCRYSELMCREAGREGVLEICVSLVEDENEKIRRSASSLVQTLNGNRLMW; the protein is encoded by the coding sequence ATGGCGTGTCAGTTCCCCGACGATTTCAAGTGCCCCATTTCGCTCGAGATTATGACTGACCCGGTAATCTTGACATCGGGTCACACCTTTGACCGCCCTTCAATCCAACGGTGGCTAAACGCAGGTCATCGGACGTGTCCGATTACCAACCTTCCCCTTCCTGAACAACCATCTCTAATCCCCAACCACGCTCTTCGGAGTCTCATTTCCAACTATATCCTCGTCTCCCCTCTCAAGTCGCAACCCGACCAACCATCACCAACGTATTCCCGGCCACGGCTAGAGCCGCGAGAATTAATATCCTCTCTCACTTCGCGAAGTTCCTCTAGTGAGACCAAATTGGACTCCCTTGCGCAACTCAACAGACTCTCCAAGCGAGACCCGGCGATTCGTCGCCACTTGACCGAGTCAGGCGCCGTGTCAGCTGTTCTCCGCTGCGTTAACTCGCCCGAACAAGCGCTAGGAGAGAAAGCCCTCTCTTTGCTACTGAATTTATCTCTGGATGACGACAATAAAGTGGGTCTCGTTGCAGAGGGTGCGATTGGCAGGGTAGTGGCTGCTCTCAAAAGCGGGTCACCGGATTGCCGTGCCATAGCCTCCACGATTCTAACGAGCCTTGCGGTTGTGGAGGTGAATAAGGCGACAATTGGTGCGTATCCAGACGCAATTAGAAACCTTGTGAGGATTATAAAGTATGGAGAGGGCAGAGAGGTGAAAGAGGCAGCCACTGCTTTGTACACAATATGCTCTTTCCCTGATAATCGGAGGCGTGCACTGGATTGTGGGGCGGTACCTATTCTGTTCCAGATTGCAGAATTGGGACTGGAGAGGGCAGTGGAGGTGTTGGGAGTGTTAGCAAAATCTAAGGAAGGGAGGGAGGAGATGGGGAGAATTGATGGGTGTGTGGGAATTTTGGTGAAGGTGTTGAAGAATGGGAGTGCAAGGGGAGTTCAATGCGCACTCTTGACATTGGATTTTTTGTGCAGGTATAGCGAGTTAATGTGCAGGGAAGCAGGGAGAGAAGGCGTTTTGGAGATATGTGTGAGTCTGGTGGAGGATGAGAATGAGAAAATAAGGAGGAGTGCTTCGAGTTTGGTGCAGACTCTGAATGGGAACCGCTTGATGTGGTAG
- the LOC119989069 gene encoding transcription factor bHLH112-like isoform X1, with product MAEEFHAGIRGGGWWNMDSSRNVLAGGSPCATAITSNYMGWGVDYMDMKTTSCDQDSNNSASADSFQTPQKPQQQTDSDHSGGSSSSRLIDSTLQMMGFGLQSSSDWNPTSLSTGEDSSVLNNFIAMNQEFSLDQQRLNSINTSSNSTTSCQGLSAGFPVSATASYGYTSTLIQSLIETSDPQQSLFNNRSMNYPAAATGNYGTDLNDQLMPSAYNYLKPSLQPTGLHFTNNTPFWNASSGTALSDNKAAGFFPSTQQAQFLGPTTFEKKPNSSLPTKVNTEEVGEMVNKGSNEPPFKKPRIETPSPLPTFKVRKEKLGDRITVLQQLVSPFGKTDTASVLQEAVEYIKFLHDQVNVLSTPYMKNGHSIQQSCDQLDSSEGEKQDLKSRGLCLVPISSTFPVANETNNADYWTPTFGATFR from the exons ATGGCAGAGGAGTTTCATGCGGGTATTCGCGGCGGAGGCTGGTGGAATATGGATTCGTCGAGAAATGTGCTCGCGGGAGGCTCGCCGTGTGCTACGGCCATTACTAGTAATTATATGGGTTGGGGTGTTGATTATATGGACATGAAAACAACGTCTTGTGATCAAGACTCTAATAATTCTGCCTCGGCCGATAGCTTTCAAACACCTCAGAAACCTCAACAACAGACGGATTCGGATCATAGCGGAGGCAGTAGCAGTAGTCGTTTGATTGATTCAACCTTGCAAATGATGGGTTTTGGGCTCCAATCATCCTCAGATTGGAACCCAACTTCACT TAGTACTGGAGAAGATTCTTCTGTACTTAACAACTTCATTGCGATGAATCAAGAATTCTCTTTAGATCAACAAAGACTGAATTCTATCAACACTTCAAGCAATAGTACAACTTCTTGTCAAGGCTTGTCTGCTGGGTTTCCAGTATCAGCTACTGCTTCTTATGGGTACACTTCAACATTGATACAAAGTTTGATTGAAACATCAGATCCGCAACAATCTTTATTCAACAATCGGTCGATGAATTATCCGGCTGCCGCGACGGGCAATTATGGGACTGATTTGAATGATCAATTAATGCCTTCTGCTTACAATTACTTGAAACCCTCATTGCAACCCACAGGCTTACACTTCACCAACAACACACCCTTTTGGAATGCCTCATCTGGGACTGCTTTAAGTGACAACAAAGCAGCTGGATTCTTTCCGTCAACTCAACAAGCACAATTTCTTGGACCAACAACATTTGAGAAAAAACCCAATTCTTCCCTCCCAACAAAG GTTAACACTGAAGAAGTTGGAGAGATGGTTAACAAAGGAAGCAATGAACCTCCATTCAAGAAGCCTCGAATTGAGACACCCTCTCCATTACCGACTTTTAAG GTGCGAAAAGAGAAGCTAGGGGACCGCATAACTGTGCTCCAGCAATTGGTTTCACCTTTTGGAAAG ACGGATACAGCATCAGTTCTTCAAGAAGCTGTAGAGTACATCAAGTTCCTTCACGATCAAGTAAAT GTTTTGAGTACTCCTTATATGAAAAATGGTCATTCCATTCAGCAG TCTTGTGATCAATTGGACTCATCAGAAGGGGAAAAGCAAGACCTAAAGAGTCGAGGACTTTGTTTGGTACCCATTTCCAGCACATTCCCGGTCGCCAATGAAACTAATAATGCTGATTATTGGACACCAACGTTTGGTGCAACTTTCAGGTAG
- the LOC119989075 gene encoding DAG protein, chloroplastic-like: MATFTISANFSLTSKTLTPPLSNLKPSSLNPFRNLHSCSSWGFTHHKSCPIQSRSSVRAAVDADYSSKRGSSGETREPILLPGCDYNHWLIVMEFPKDSPPTREQMIETYLNTLATVLGSMEEAKKNMYAFSTTTYTGFQCTVDEATSEKFKGLPGVLWVLPDSYIDVKNKDYGGDKYINGEIIPCTYPTYQPKQHGSSKFESRRYERRKNGPPSQPRSSKQAATPSSESTSG, translated from the exons ATGGCTACATTTACAATCTCTGCGAATTTCTCACTTacctctaaaaccctaaccccacCCCTCTCTAACCTCAAACCCTCTTCCCTCAACCCCTTCCGTAACCTCCACTCGTGCTCTTCCTGGGGTTTTACGCATCATAAATCATGCCCGATTCAGTCCAGGTCGTCGGTTCGGGCTGCAGTGGATGCTGATTACTCATCGAAGAGAGGCAGCAGTGGCGAGACCAGAGAACCCATTCTGCTCCCGGGTTGCGATTACAATCATTGGCTCATTGTTATGGAATTCCCCAAGGATTCCCCTCCCACGAGGGAGCAGATGATTGAGACTTACCTTAACACACTTGCCACAGTCTTAGGAAG TATGGAAGAGGCAAAAAAGAATATGTATGCGTTTAGTACCACGACGTACACTGGTTTTCAGTGCACTGTTGATGAAGCAACTTCTGAAAAATTCAAGG GTCTGCCTGGGGTTCTCTGGGTATTACCAGACTCATACATAGATGTGAAAAACAAGGATTATGGAG GAGATAAGTACATTAATGGAGAGATTATTCCTTGCACTTACCCTACTTATCAACCAAAGCAACACGGTAGTTCAAAATTTGAGAGCAGAAGGTACGAAAGGAGGAAAAATGGGCCACCTTCACAACCAAGAAGTTCAAAACAAGCAGCAACACCTTCATCAGAGTCAACATCTGGATAA
- the LOC119989069 gene encoding transcription factor bHLH112-like isoform X2 — MAEEFHAGIRGGGWWNMDSSRNVLAGGSPCATAITSNYMGWGVDYMDMKTTSCDQDSNNSASADSFQTPQKPQQQTDSDHSGGSSSSRLIDSTLQMMGFGLQSSSDWNPTSLTGEDSSVLNNFIAMNQEFSLDQQRLNSINTSSNSTTSCQGLSAGFPVSATASYGYTSTLIQSLIETSDPQQSLFNNRSMNYPAAATGNYGTDLNDQLMPSAYNYLKPSLQPTGLHFTNNTPFWNASSGTALSDNKAAGFFPSTQQAQFLGPTTFEKKPNSSLPTKVNTEEVGEMVNKGSNEPPFKKPRIETPSPLPTFKVRKEKLGDRITVLQQLVSPFGKTDTASVLQEAVEYIKFLHDQVNVLSTPYMKNGHSIQQSCDQLDSSEGEKQDLKSRGLCLVPISSTFPVANETNNADYWTPTFGATFR, encoded by the exons ATGGCAGAGGAGTTTCATGCGGGTATTCGCGGCGGAGGCTGGTGGAATATGGATTCGTCGAGAAATGTGCTCGCGGGAGGCTCGCCGTGTGCTACGGCCATTACTAGTAATTATATGGGTTGGGGTGTTGATTATATGGACATGAAAACAACGTCTTGTGATCAAGACTCTAATAATTCTGCCTCGGCCGATAGCTTTCAAACACCTCAGAAACCTCAACAACAGACGGATTCGGATCATAGCGGAGGCAGTAGCAGTAGTCGTTTGATTGATTCAACCTTGCAAATGATGGGTTTTGGGCTCCAATCATCCTCAGATTGGAACCCAACTTCACT TACTGGAGAAGATTCTTCTGTACTTAACAACTTCATTGCGATGAATCAAGAATTCTCTTTAGATCAACAAAGACTGAATTCTATCAACACTTCAAGCAATAGTACAACTTCTTGTCAAGGCTTGTCTGCTGGGTTTCCAGTATCAGCTACTGCTTCTTATGGGTACACTTCAACATTGATACAAAGTTTGATTGAAACATCAGATCCGCAACAATCTTTATTCAACAATCGGTCGATGAATTATCCGGCTGCCGCGACGGGCAATTATGGGACTGATTTGAATGATCAATTAATGCCTTCTGCTTACAATTACTTGAAACCCTCATTGCAACCCACAGGCTTACACTTCACCAACAACACACCCTTTTGGAATGCCTCATCTGGGACTGCTTTAAGTGACAACAAAGCAGCTGGATTCTTTCCGTCAACTCAACAAGCACAATTTCTTGGACCAACAACATTTGAGAAAAAACCCAATTCTTCCCTCCCAACAAAG GTTAACACTGAAGAAGTTGGAGAGATGGTTAACAAAGGAAGCAATGAACCTCCATTCAAGAAGCCTCGAATTGAGACACCCTCTCCATTACCGACTTTTAAG GTGCGAAAAGAGAAGCTAGGGGACCGCATAACTGTGCTCCAGCAATTGGTTTCACCTTTTGGAAAG ACGGATACAGCATCAGTTCTTCAAGAAGCTGTAGAGTACATCAAGTTCCTTCACGATCAAGTAAAT GTTTTGAGTACTCCTTATATGAAAAATGGTCATTCCATTCAGCAG TCTTGTGATCAATTGGACTCATCAGAAGGGGAAAAGCAAGACCTAAAGAGTCGAGGACTTTGTTTGGTACCCATTTCCAGCACATTCCCGGTCGCCAATGAAACTAATAATGCTGATTATTGGACACCAACGTTTGGTGCAACTTTCAGGTAG